A region from the Gemmatimonadaceae bacterium genome encodes:
- the recN gene encoding DNA repair protein RecN codes for MLVELRIRNVAVIDTVALPLAAGLNVLTGETGAGKSLIIGALGMLLGERTAADRVRPGAERATVEGVFDISAQRDLRQRLDARGIEAEEDLLVLKREVLAAGRSRAWINGAPVSASVLADVGSLLVSVHGQHESRQLLEPDAQRDVLDAYAQCEEVRARVASAYADVQALRTRERELEQQRTDAAKRADYLRFVVREIDEINPVVGEDEALDADIRRLSHAEELQGLAAQAASAISGEERAALTRLAQVRRALASLMRIDPSLERLQAGFDGAVYALEELASELETYAEEIEADPQRLRVLERRRDALLGLMRKHGPTVEEVRRTLDEARRELELVDHGALDLAAIAEKRATAEGALVEAAAELTRARQSHAKRLGDAVSALLPDLGMAHGQVQVQLAPRESIGPDGAEQVQFLAALNAGSDLRPLGRLASGGELSRVMLALSTVLASLQQVPTLVFDEVDAGVGGAVAWQVGALMRRVAAHHQVLAISHLAQIAARAHHHIVVQKSAVGTVTTSDTSVVVDEARVVEIARMLGGDADREVSRAHARELLDRGAEAPEAVPKRSGTNASAAAGAQRRGKPR; via the coding sequence ATGCTCGTTGAACTCCGCATCCGGAACGTCGCTGTCATCGACACCGTCGCCCTGCCGCTGGCGGCGGGGCTGAATGTTCTCACGGGCGAAACGGGCGCCGGCAAGTCGCTGATCATTGGCGCCCTGGGCATGTTGCTGGGGGAGCGCACGGCCGCCGATCGCGTACGCCCCGGCGCCGAGCGCGCCACCGTCGAAGGCGTGTTCGACATCAGTGCCCAGCGTGACCTGCGGCAGCGGCTTGATGCGCGGGGGATCGAAGCCGAGGAGGATCTGCTGGTCCTCAAGCGCGAGGTGCTCGCGGCGGGTCGCTCGCGCGCCTGGATCAATGGCGCCCCCGTCAGCGCGAGTGTGTTGGCCGACGTCGGCAGCCTGCTCGTGAGCGTGCATGGCCAGCACGAGTCGCGGCAGTTGCTCGAGCCCGACGCCCAGCGCGATGTGCTCGATGCGTATGCGCAGTGCGAGGAGGTGCGCGCCCGCGTGGCGAGTGCATACGCCGACGTGCAGGCGCTCCGCACGCGCGAACGCGAACTCGAGCAGCAGCGGACCGATGCCGCCAAGCGCGCGGACTATCTGCGCTTTGTCGTGCGGGAGATCGACGAGATCAATCCCGTGGTCGGCGAAGATGAGGCACTCGATGCCGACATCCGCCGCCTGTCGCACGCCGAAGAGCTGCAGGGGCTCGCGGCGCAGGCGGCGTCCGCCATCAGTGGGGAGGAGCGCGCCGCGCTCACGCGGCTGGCGCAGGTGCGTCGCGCCCTCGCGTCGCTGATGCGGATCGACCCGTCGCTCGAGCGGCTCCAGGCCGGGTTTGATGGCGCGGTGTACGCGCTGGAGGAGTTGGCCTCCGAGCTCGAAACGTATGCCGAGGAGATCGAGGCGGACCCTCAGCGGTTACGGGTGCTCGAGCGCCGCCGCGATGCGCTGCTGGGGCTGATGCGCAAGCACGGGCCCACCGTCGAGGAGGTGCGGCGCACCCTCGACGAGGCGCGACGCGAGTTGGAGCTGGTGGACCACGGCGCACTCGATCTGGCGGCCATCGCCGAGAAGCGCGCGACGGCGGAGGGCGCCCTCGTGGAAGCGGCCGCCGAGCTGACGCGCGCCCGGCAGTCGCACGCGAAGCGTCTCGGCGATGCCGTGAGCGCCTTGCTCCCCGATCTCGGCATGGCGCACGGCCAGGTGCAGGTTCAGCTGGCGCCGCGGGAGAGCATCGGCCCCGACGGCGCCGAACAGGTCCAGTTTCTCGCGGCACTCAACGCTGGCAGTGACCTGCGCCCGCTCGGGCGACTGGCGTCGGGCGGCGAACTGTCGCGCGTGATGCTTGCCCTCAGCACGGTGCTCGCCAGCCTGCAGCAGGTCCCCACGCTCGTGTTCGACGAAGTGGACGCCGGCGTGGGTGGCGCGGTGGCCTGGCAGGTGGGCGCGCTCATGCGGCGCGTGGCCGCGCATCATCAGGTGCTGGCGATCTCGCATCTCGCACAGATCGCCGCGCGGGCCCATCACCACATCGTGGTGCAGAAGAGCGCGGTGGGGACGGTCACGACCTCAGATACATCGGTCGTCGTTGACGAAGCGCGCGTGGTGGAGATCGCCCGCATGTTGGGCGGCGATGCCGATCGCGAAGTGAGCCGGGCGCACGCCCGCGAACTCCTCGATCGCGGGGCGGAGGCACCCGAGGCCGTGCCGAAGCGCAGCGGCACGAACGCGAGCGCCGCCGCGGGCGCTCAGCGCCGCGGAAAGCCGCGGTAG
- a CDS encoding NAD(+)/NADH kinase → MRVGVIGHRGYVGLPAILGTLLDLAPEYGLTLAFENDLWEIAEEGERLGEATSCDALITLGGDGTLLRGARYLDGHAVPILGINLGRLGFLTSCSGAEFEEGVRRFAQGHYEVEPRMALESCALNRDGEERCAWRSLNDVVLHKGGFARVVRFSVFVNDEPIGSYSADGLVISTPTGSTGYSLSAGGPIVVPSMDSIVLTPVSPHTLAMRPLVLPAEVEVKVRADDGPEELLVTIDGQVGTTFTGGETLVIRRAPSPVQIVRFPGTTFFTRLRRKLGWGGLSERDGDTV, encoded by the coding sequence ATGCGAGTCGGCGTCATTGGTCATCGCGGGTATGTCGGGCTGCCAGCCATTCTGGGGACGCTGCTCGATCTGGCACCGGAATACGGACTGACGCTCGCCTTCGAGAACGATCTCTGGGAGATCGCCGAAGAGGGCGAGCGACTGGGCGAGGCGACGTCGTGCGACGCGCTGATCACCCTGGGTGGTGACGGCACGTTGCTCCGTGGCGCGCGCTATCTCGATGGCCATGCTGTCCCCATTCTCGGCATCAATCTCGGACGCCTCGGGTTTCTGACGAGCTGCAGCGGCGCCGAGTTCGAGGAGGGCGTGCGGCGGTTTGCGCAGGGGCACTATGAGGTCGAGCCGCGTATGGCCCTCGAGTCGTGCGCCCTCAACCGCGATGGCGAAGAGCGCTGCGCCTGGCGCTCGCTCAACGACGTGGTCCTTCACAAGGGCGGATTCGCGCGCGTGGTGCGCTTCTCGGTCTTCGTGAACGACGAACCCATCGGCTCCTACTCGGCGGACGGGCTCGTGATCTCGACGCCCACCGGATCCACCGGCTACTCCCTCTCCGCAGGCGGGCCGATCGTGGTGCCGAGCATGGACAGCATCGTGCTCACGCCGGTGTCGCCGCACACGCTGGCGATGCGTCCGCTGGTGCTGCCGGCCGAAGTCGAAGTGAAGGTGCGCGCCGATGACGGGCCGGAAGAACTCCTCGTCACCATCGACGGGCAGGTCGGCACCACGTTCACGGGTGGCGAGACCCTCGTGATCCGTCGGGCCCCGAGCCCGGTTCAGATTGTGCGGTTCCCCGGCACGACGTTCTTCACGCGGCTGCGTCGCAAGCTCGGGTGGGGCGGGTTGTCGGAACGCGACGGCGACACGGTCTGA
- the dxs gene encoding 1-deoxy-D-xylulose-5-phosphate synthase codes for MSILEGIQSPADIRRLSRDELRTLAQEMRDRLIDVCSRTGGHIGAGLGVVELTIALHTVFDTPTDQLVWDVGHQAYPHKLLTGRNARMETLRQEGGLSGFLKRTESEYDTFGAGHAATAISAALGMAAGRDVLGESFKVAAVIGDGSLGSGLAYEGLNNAGHSERDFIVVLNDNEMSIAPNVGAMHKYLTSIQRNPLYNRLRSRIGDIVDHAPGPFQSAGTLLRKWEESVKSFLTPGVLFEELGFRYFGPIDGHDIDALLDTFTAVRDLKTPRLVHVITKKGKGFPAGDHGEKWHALPPGHDPSTGKQLNVTAGNPAYTAVYGKGLVELGAERADVAVITAAMPSGTGTTQFGKLYPNRFFDVGIAEGHGVTFAAGLATRGVRPVVTIYSTFLQRGYDNVIHDAAIQKLPVVFAMDRAGLVGEDGETHAGLYDIAYMLTVPNMTVTAPKDGTEMLGLLRAGVEQNEGPFCLRYPRDASPDVPVEMKDIPATPYATWEVLRRGKEVAILAVGTMVGPSMAAAEALAAEGLDVTVVNCRYLKPYDQVTLAAILADHSHVLTVEEGIVINGFGAYMSTVINRQAPGVRVAVHGVPDKIIYAAPRKKQLAAIGLDAAGIADRVRALHESEALAG; via the coding sequence ATGTCCATCCTCGAAGGCATCCAGTCTCCCGCCGATATTCGTCGCCTGTCTCGCGACGAACTGCGCACACTCGCCCAGGAGATGCGCGACCGGCTCATCGACGTGTGCTCCCGCACCGGCGGCCACATCGGGGCCGGGCTGGGCGTCGTGGAGCTCACGATCGCCCTGCACACCGTCTTCGACACGCCGACGGACCAGTTGGTGTGGGACGTGGGACATCAGGCGTACCCGCACAAGCTGCTCACCGGGCGCAATGCCCGCATGGAAACGCTGCGGCAGGAAGGCGGGCTCTCCGGCTTCCTCAAGCGCACCGAGAGCGAGTACGACACCTTCGGCGCCGGCCACGCGGCCACGGCGATCTCCGCGGCCCTCGGCATGGCCGCGGGTCGCGACGTGCTCGGCGAGTCGTTCAAGGTCGCCGCGGTCATCGGCGACGGCTCGCTGGGATCGGGGCTCGCCTACGAGGGGCTGAACAACGCCGGCCACTCGGAGCGCGACTTCATCGTCGTGCTCAACGACAACGAGATGTCCATCGCGCCCAACGTCGGCGCGATGCACAAGTATCTCACGAGCATTCAGCGCAACCCGCTGTACAACCGGCTGCGCTCGCGTATCGGCGACATCGTCGATCATGCGCCGGGCCCGTTCCAGTCGGCCGGGACGCTGCTGCGGAAGTGGGAAGAGAGCGTCAAGTCGTTCCTGACGCCGGGCGTGCTGTTCGAAGAGCTCGGCTTCCGCTACTTCGGCCCGATCGACGGCCACGACATCGATGCGCTGCTCGACACGTTCACGGCGGTGCGCGATCTCAAGACGCCGCGCCTCGTGCATGTGATCACCAAGAAGGGGAAGGGCTTCCCGGCCGGTGATCACGGGGAGAAGTGGCATGCGCTGCCGCCGGGCCACGATCCCTCCACCGGCAAGCAGCTCAACGTCACGGCGGGCAATCCGGCGTACACGGCGGTCTACGGCAAGGGGCTCGTGGAGCTCGGTGCCGAGCGCGCCGATGTCGCGGTCATCACCGCGGCCATGCCGAGCGGCACGGGGACGACCCAGTTCGGAAAGCTCTATCCGAACCGGTTCTTCGATGTGGGCATCGCCGAAGGCCATGGCGTGACCTTCGCCGCCGGTCTGGCCACGCGGGGCGTCCGTCCGGTCGTCACGATCTACTCCACGTTCCTGCAGCGTGGCTACGACAACGTGATTCACGACGCCGCGATTCAGAAGCTGCCGGTCGTCTTCGCGATGGATCGCGCCGGACTGGTCGGGGAAGACGGCGAGACGCATGCCGGCCTCTACGACATCGCGTACATGCTCACCGTGCCCAACATGACGGTGACGGCGCCCAAGGACGGCACGGAGATGCTCGGCCTGCTGCGTGCCGGCGTCGAGCAGAACGAGGGGCCGTTCTGTCTGCGCTACCCGCGCGATGCGTCGCCCGATGTGCCGGTCGAGATGAAGGACATTCCGGCCACGCCGTACGCCACGTGGGAAGTGCTGCGGCGCGGGAAGGAGGTGGCCATCCTCGCCGTTGGCACGATGGTCGGGCCGTCGATGGCCGCCGCCGAGGCGCTGGCCGCCGAAGGGCTCGATGTCACCGTCGTGAACTGCCGCTATCTCAAGCCCTACGATCAGGTGACGCTCGCGGCGATCCTCGCCGACCATTCGCACGTGCTGACCGTGGAGGAAGGCATTGTGATCAACGGCTTCGGCGCGTACATGAGCACGGTGATCAATCGACAGGCGCCGGGCGTGCGGGTGGCCGTGCACGGCGTCCCCGACAAGATCATCTACGCCGCGCCGCGCAAGAAGCAGCTCGCGGCGATCGGACTGGACGCCGCCGGGATCGCCGATCGCGTGCGCGCGTTGCACGAGTCGGAAGCCCTCGCCGGCTGA